A stretch of the Argentina anserina chromosome 6, drPotAnse1.1, whole genome shotgun sequence genome encodes the following:
- the LOC126799108 gene encoding sm-like protein LSM1B produces the protein MSWAGPEDVYLSTSLASYLDKKLLVLLRDGRKLLGILRSFDQFANAVLEGACERVIVGELYCDLPLGLYIIRGENVVLIGELDSEREELPPHMTRVSPAEIKRAQKAEREASELKGTMRKRMEFLDMD, from the exons atgTCTTGGGCTGGCCCAGAAGATGTTTACCTCTCTACCTCTCTTGCCAGCTATCTTGACA AGAAACTTCTTGTGCTGCTCCGAGATGGTCGGAAGCTTTTAGGAATACTTCGATCTTTTGATCAATTTG CCAATGCTGTTCTGGAGGGTGCGTGTGAGAGGGTCATTGTTGGTGAACTTTATTGTGACCTCCCTTTGGGACTTTATATAATCCGTGGGGAGAATGTCGTTCTAATTGGTGAACTG GACTCGGAGAGGGAGGAACTTCCACCGCATATGACACGTGTTTCACCTGCAGAAATTAAAAGG GCACAGAAAGCAGAAAGAGAAGCTTCTGAGCTCAAAGGCACCATGAGAAAAAGAATGGAGTTTCTTGACATGGACTGA
- the LOC126798766 gene encoding uncharacterized protein LOC126798766 — MWYSALVLLLLLCFLSVEASIHHYAGDRFVSKGNAFVVHGGSEGIYSSAPADDAANDNSFIRFDKVTFRRSKESANFSSWSVHAIVFEVEDRENIGGSAYGGQRAVCCTGDLAKLGVCTEGDIIYRPSTENPGWPQVFGISFDVDEEVATLPSKFIPIRKTGMYNLYFIHCDLKLKDLVVEGNTVWKNPTGYLPGRMAPFMLFYGFMSLAFVILGIFWFSQYARFWREVLPLQNCITLVITLGMLEMALWYFEYAEFNETGVRPTGITVWAISFGAVKRTVARLILLMVSMGYGVVRPSLGGLTSKVISLGLTFFLATEVLEIVENVGAVSDLSGKARLFLVLPVAILDAFFILWIFTSLSATLNKLQARRMMVKVDIYRKFTNALAVTVIVSVGWICYELYYKSNDVYNEQWQNAWIVPAFWQVLSFSLLCVICALWAPSQNSTRYAYSGDANEEFDRDETTLTLIKPSLLPSKDAHSTPEARVIQASNGSTNGDEEEDKIE, encoded by the exons ATGTGGTACTCTgctcttgttcttttgctgCTGCTCTGCTTTTTGAGTGTGGAAGCCTCCATCCACCACTACGCCGGAGACAGATTCGTCTCGAAAGGCAACGCCTTTGTCGTCCACGGCGGCAGCGAGGGAATTTACTCTTCTGCCCCCGCCGACGATGCCGCCAATGACAACTCTTTCATCCG CTTTGATAAAGTTACATTTCGGAGAAGCAAAGAATCGGCTAATTTCAGCTCTTGGTCGGTTCATGCCATTGTTTTTGAGGTGGAAGATAGAGAGAACATTGGGGGCTCAGCATATGGAGGTCAAAGAGCAGTATGTTGCACCGGGGATCTTGCAAAGCTCGGTGTGTGTACTGAAGGCGATATCATTTACCGCCCGTCTACTGAGAACCCAGGTTGGCCTCAAGTGTTTGGCATTTCTTTTGACGTAGATGAGGAAGTTGCCACATTGCCATCCAAGTTCATACCGATTCGTAAGACTGGGATGTATAATTTGTATTTCATACATTGTGATTTGAAGTTGAAGGATTTGGTGGTTGAGGGGAATACTGTATGGAAAAACCCTACTGGGTACTTGCCTGGTCGAATGGCACCATTTATGCTTTTTTATGGGTTTATGTCCCTTGCATTTGTCATACTTGGGATCTTTTGGTTCTCGCAGTATGCAAGATTTTGGAGAGAAGTTCTTCCATTGCAGAATTGCATCACACTAGTGATAACACTAGGTATGCTTGAGATGGCTTTATGGTATTTCGAGTATGCTGAATTTAACGAGACTGGGGTCAGGCCAACTGGCATCACTGTATGGGCAATTTCATTTGGTGCAGTTAAACGAACAGTAGCGCGTTTAATACTTCTCATGGTTTCCATGGGCTATGGGGTTGTAAGGCCATCCCTTGGTGGGCTTACTTCAAAAGTGATTTCTCTTGGATTAACATTTTTCTTGGCAACTGAGGTTCTTGAGATAGTAGAAAATGTTGGTGCAGTTAGTGATCTTTCTGGAAAGGCAAGGTTGTTCTTGGTTCTTCCTGTGGCAATTTTGGATGCTTTCTTCATTCTTTGGATATTTACTTCTCTCTCTGCAACTTTAAATAAGCTTCAG GCTAGGCGGATGATGGTTAAAGTGGATATATACAGGAAGTTCACCAACGCTTTGGCAGTAACTGTTATAGTATCTGTGGGCTGGATATGCTATGAG CTATACTACAAATCAAATGATGTTTACAATGAGCAGTGGCAGAATGCATGGATTGTCCCTGCCTTCTGGCAAGTTTTGTCATTCTCTCTCCTATGTGTAATCTGTGCTCTTTGGGCACCATCCCAGAATTCAACAAG aTATGCTTACTCTGGAGATGCAAATGAAGAGTTTGACAGGGATGAAACTACTTTGACCCTTATAAAACCATCTCTACTGCCTTCTAAGGATGCCCATAGTACACCAGAAGCTAGAGTGATTCAAGCCAGCAATGGATCAACAAACGGTGATGAGGAAGAGGACAAGATAGAGTAA
- the LOC126797942 gene encoding exocyst complex component EXO70A1-like, translating to MEPSSPSSPPERIILRWDSTASEDARDRMIFEGHRDEVDRYLHAVDEIQRSMSSASLAEDAQGKLSSAIQIAMARLEDEFRNILLNHTAPIEPDSLTAADPSSSNNDHSAEFDVDDFSAADDGSSTPMASAEELLRRGDSSNTSSYRSTSSIRELDLIPSDAVVDLRNIAERMIAAGYLRECIQVYGSVRKSAVDSSFRRLKIEKLSIGDVQRLQWEELEAKIRRWIRAAKACIRIVFASEKKLCEEIFQGIGTAIDDACFMETVKGPAIQLFNFAEAISISRRSPEKLFKILDLHDALLDLIPDIDSVFESKSSESIRIQAAEILSRLAEAARGILSEFENAVLREPSRVPVPGGTVHPLTRYVMNYIALISDYKQTLNELIVSKPSTGSRYSGDPTTPDMEFAELEGKTPLALHLIWIIVILQFNLDGKSKHYKDTSIAHLFMMNNVHYIVQKIKGSPELREMIGDDYLRKMTGKFRQAATSYQRATWVKVLYCLRDEGLHVSGSFSSGVSKSALRERFKSFNAIFEEVHRTQATWLVPDSQLREELRISISEKLIPAYRSFLGRFRSHIESGKHPENYIKYSVEDLETAVLDFFEGYSVSQHLRRRSN from the coding sequence atgGAGCCCTCATCTCCGTCCTCCCCGCCGGAGAGGATCATTCTCCGCTGGGACTCCACCGCCTCCGAGGACGCCCGCGACCGCATGATATTCGAAGGCCACCGCGACGAGGTCGATCGCTACTTGCACGCCGTCGATGAAATCCAACGCTCCATGTCCTCCGCCTCCCTCGCCGAGGACGCCCAGGGCAAGCTCTCCTCCGCCATCCAGATCGCCATGGCCAGACTCGAAGACGAGTTCCGCAACATCCTCCTCAACCACACCGCCCCCATCGAGCCCGACTCCCTCACCGCCGCCGatccctcctcctccaacaaCGACCACAGCGCCGAGTTCGACGTCGACGACTTCTCCGCCGCCGACGACGGCTCCTCCACTCCCATGGCGTCGGCGGAGGAGCTCCTCCGCCGCGGCGATTCGTCCAACACCTCCAGCTACCGCTCCACCAGCAGCATCCGCGAGCTCGATCTCATCCCCTCCGACGCCGTCGTCGACCTTCGCAACATCGCCGAGCGGATGATCGCCGCCGGGTACCTGAGGGAGTGCATCCAGGTCTACGGCAGCGTGAGGAAGTCGGCGGTGGACTCGAGCTTCCGGCGGCTGAAGATTGAAAAGCTGAGCATCGGCGACGTGCAGCGGCTGCAGTGGGAGGAGCTCGAGGCCAAGATCCGGCGGTGGATACGCGCCGCCAAGGCCTGCATCAGGATCGTCTTCGCCAGCGAGAAGAAGCTGTGCGAGGAAATCTTCCAGGGCATCGGCACCGCCATCGACGACGCCTGCTTCATGGAGACCGTCAAGGGCCCCGCCATTCAGCTCTTCAACTTCGCCGAGGCCATCAGCATCAGCCGCCGCTCGCCGGAGAAGCTCTTCAAGATTCTTGACTTGCACGACGCCCTGCTTGACTTGATTCCCGACATTGACTCTGTTTTCGAGTCCAAGTCTTCGGAGTCGATTAGGATTCAGGCGGCGGAGATATTGTCGAGGCTGGCGGAGGCGGCGAGGGGGATACTGTCGGAGTTCGAAAACGCCGTGCTTCGTGAGCCGTCGAGGGTGCCGGTACCGGGTGGTACAGTTCACCCACTGACTCGGTATGTGATGAATTATATAGCTTTGATTTCGGATTATAAGCAGACTTTGAATGAGCTTATTGTGTCGAAACCCTCCACCGGGTCACGGTACTCCGGCGACCCCACCACGCCGGATATGGAGTTTGCTGAGTTGGAGGGGAAGACGCCGCTGGCTTTGCATTTGATTTGGATCATTGTGATTCTGCAATTTAATTTGGATGGCAAGTCTAAGCACTATAAGGATACTTCCATTGCTCATTTGTTTATGATGAACAATGTTCATTACATTGTTCAGAAGATCAAAGGGTCCCCCGAACTTAGGGAAATGATCGGGGATGATTACTTGAGGAAGATGACCGGGAAGTTCCGGCAGGCAGCCACTAGTTACCAGAGAGCTACTTGGGTGAAGGTGTTGTATTGTTTGCGAGATGAGGGGTTACATGTGAGTGGGAGTTTCTCTTCTGGGGTTTCAAAGAGTGCTTTGAGAGAGAGGTTCAAGTCTTTTAATGCCATCTTCGAGGAGGTGCATAGGACGCAAGCTACTTGGTTGGTGCCTGATTCCCAGCTTCGGGAGGAGTTGCGAATATCTATCTCGGAGAAGTTGATCCCTGCTTATAGGTCCTTCCTAGGCCGGTTCAGGAGCCATATAGAGAGTGGGAAGCATCCAGAAAACTACATCAAGTATTCGGTCGAGGATTTGGAAACTGCTGTCCTGGATTTCTTTGAAGGATACTCTGTGTCCCAGCATTTGAGGAGGAGATCAAATTGA
- the LOC126800382 gene encoding pollen receptor-like kinase 3, which produces MAAAAGLNFHRPYLLLSIIFLSLSPLTYSISDAEALLKFKQSLTNADALDSWVPNSAPCANDAKWAGLVCFDEIVTGLRLGGMGLSGTLDFQTLNEVKGLRTMSVVNNNFSGSIPDFNIIGPLKAIYLSGNAFSGEIPSDFFTNMDSLKRVWLDRNKFSGKIPASLGETPNLQVLHLENNEFSGSIPELSQVSLTVLNVSNNKLEGEIPKTLAKFDETVFSGNSGLCGQKVGKDCNNAAGWPIPTPSPTSSNGDNEGSGSSSKRKKGTSTIVIALSVTCAVVLLMLILLLFVRSRRKKSDENLNALGTQNTPSYDRPPPQQAQVEAVELNVAEINNRERELVVESPASVSSAKKGSAGRKSTSSHAKGVGGMPELVMLNEEKGVFGLTDLMKAAAEVLGNGGMGSSYKAVLANGFAVVVKRIREMNAMSREGFDAEMKRLGTLRHWNILTPLAYHYRKEEKLLVYEHIPNSSLLYLLHGDRGSSHDQLNWPARLKIIQGTARGMGFIHTEFSGYDLPHGDLKSSNVLIGLDYQPLLSEFGFAPMINSSHLPQALFAYKAPEASEFGQVSPKCDVFCLGVLILETLTGKFPSQYLSNGKGGTDVVQWVRSAISERRELELLDPEISNEQGSINEMEKLLHIGAACTENDPRQRLDMMEAIRRIEQIKAVGAGEEAARTVQVLPSLRDGYADSSLAMPKTTHAPTLREGVTDISESAAAETEISRLPSRSYRSRSG; this is translated from the exons ATGGCTGCAGCTGCCGGGCTCAATTTTCACCGGCCGTACCTCCTCCTCTCCATTATCTTCCTCTCCCTTTCTCCATTGACATATTCGATATCCGATGCCGAAGCGTTGCTCAAGTTCAAACAATCACTCACCAATGCAGACGCTTTGGACTCGTGGGTGCCTAACTCTGCACCATGCGCCAATGACGCAAAATGGGCGGGACTTGTATGCTTTGATGAGATCGTTACGGGTCTTCGTCTCGGAGGAATGGGGTTATCTGGTACACTAGACTTTCAAACGCTAAATGAAGTTAAGGGTCTTCGAACAATGAGCGTGGTGAACAACAATTTCTCCGGCTCCATCCCGGATTTCAATATCATTGGCCCCTTGAAGGCTATCTATTTGTCCGGTAATGCATTTTCCGGTGAGATTCCATCGGACTTTTTTACCAACATGGACTCATTGAAGAGAGTCTGGCTGGACCGCAATAAATTCAGTGGGAAAATTCCTGCATCTCTGGGGGAAACTCCCAATTTGCAGGTACTGCATCTCGAGAACAACGAATTTAGTGGAAGCATCCCGGAATTGAGCCAAGTTTCGTTGACGGTGCTCAATGTGTCTAATAACAAGCTGGAGGGGGAGATTCCGAAGACTCTGGCTAAATTTGATGAGACTGTGTTTTCCGGAAACTCAGGTCTTTGTGGGCAGAAGGTGGGAAAAGATTGTAACAATGCAGCAGGGTGGCCAATACCTACACCCTCACCAACGAGTTCTAATGGGGACAATGAAGGTAGTGGCTCCAGTTCGAAACGTAAGAAGGGAACCTCTACAATTGTTATTGCTCTGTCAGTAACTTGTGCGGTGGTGCTTCTCATGCTTATCCTTCTATTGTTTGTCAGATCAAGAAGGAAGAAGTCAGATGAGAATTTAAATGCACTTGGAACCCAAAACACTCCAAGCTATGATCGTCCTCCTCCACAACAGGCACAAGTAGAAGCGGTTGAGTTGAATGTGGCGGAGATCAATAACAGGGAAAGAGAACTGGTGGTGGAGTCTCCTGCATCAGTTAGTAGTGCTAAAAAGGGTAGCGCGGGGCGCAAGAGTACTTCGAGTCATGCTAAAGGAGTAGGAGGGATGCCGGAGCTAGTGATGTTGAATGAAGAGAAGGGAGTGTTTGGGTTGACGGATTTGATGAAGGCCGCAGCCGAGGTGCTTGGAAATGGGGGGATGGGTTCATCTTATAAGGCTGTCCTGGCGAATGGGTTTGCAGTTGTGGTGAAGAGAATAAGAGAAATGAATGCAATGAGTAGAGAGGGCTTTGATGCAGAGATGAAGAGGTTGGGGACTCTACGCCATTGGAATATCTTGACTCCTTTGGCTTATCACTacagaaaagaagagaaactgTTAGTTTACGAGCACATCCCCAACAGCAGCTTGCTTTATCTATTACATG GTGATCGTGGATCGTCCCACGACCAACTTAATTGGCCTGCTAGGTTAAAGATTATTCAAGGCACAGCAAGAGGGATGGGTTTTATCCATACTGAATTTTCAGGCTATGATTTGCCACATGGGGACCTAAAGTCAAGCAACGTACTAATTGGCCTCGACTATCAGCCATTGCTTTCAGAGTTTGGATTTGCTCCGATGATCAACTCTTCACATTTACCCCAAGCTTTGTTTGCGTACAAAGCCCCAGAAGCTTCAGAATTTGGCCAAGTATCACCCAAGTGTGATGTGTTCTGTCTAGGAGTCCTCATTCTCGAAACCCTAACAGGCAAATTCCCTTCTCAGTATCTGAGCAATGGCAAAGGTGGGACTGATGTAGTCCAATGGGTGCGGTCAGCTATCTCTGAAAGGAGAGAATTGGAATTATTAGACCCCGAGATATCAAACGAACAGGGTTCAATCAATGAGATGGAGAAGCTCCTCCACATTGGTGCAGCCTGCACGGAGAATGATCCGAGGCAACGGTTAGATATGATGGAGGCTATTCGAAGGATAGAGCAGATTAAGGCCGTGGGAGCTGGTGAAGAGGCTGCTAGAACAGTACAAGTGCTTCCGTCATTAAGAGACGGTTATGCAGACTCTTCTTTAGCAATGCCAAAGACAACTCATGCACCAACGTTGCGAGAAGGGGTAACAGATATCTCCGAATCGGCAGCTGCTGAGACCGAGATCAGCAGACTGCCATCACGCAGCTACCGGAGCAGATCGGGGTGA